A stretch of Nocardia fluminea DNA encodes these proteins:
- a CDS encoding gamma carbonic anhydrase family protein, with the protein MIIKVSGFTPEIDDTAWIAPNATVIGRVRLGAEVGVWYSAVLRGDLEQISIGARTNIQDGCVLHADPGFALTVGTGVSVGHNAILHGCTIGDDVLVGMGATVLNGAVIGAGSLIAANALIPEGAQIPPGSLVAGVPGKVRRELTPAQQDGIKLNAAVYLHNLTNHRDAEVL; encoded by the coding sequence ATGATCATCAAGGTGAGCGGGTTCACTCCCGAGATCGACGACACTGCCTGGATCGCGCCGAACGCGACCGTGATCGGGCGGGTGCGCCTGGGCGCCGAGGTCGGCGTCTGGTACTCGGCGGTGCTGCGCGGCGACCTCGAACAGATCAGCATCGGCGCACGCACCAATATCCAGGACGGCTGCGTGCTGCACGCCGACCCCGGTTTCGCGCTCACCGTCGGCACCGGGGTCTCGGTGGGACACAACGCGATTCTGCACGGCTGCACCATCGGCGACGATGTTCTCGTCGGTATGGGCGCCACGGTGCTCAACGGCGCGGTGATCGGCGCGGGCAGCTTGATCGCGGCCAATGCCCTGATTCCCGAGGGCGCGCAGATTCCGCCCGGCTCACTCGTGGCCGGCGTGCCGGGCAAGGTGCGTCGCGAACTCACCCCGGCCCAGCAGGACGGGATCAAGCTGAACGCCGCGGTGTATCTGCACAATCTGACCAACCACCGCGACGCCGAGGTGTTGTGA
- a CDS encoding winged helix-turn-helix transcriptional regulator: MRYEELADFPCSITRPLVIFGDRWTLLILKYSFAGVRRFNAFQGALGISRSRLRDRLERLVEHEILVKRPADDGAYEEYRLTEKGHAIYPVLMAIRDWGDAYMAPDGPPVEYRHRGCAGEAHARLTCDECAAEITARDVEPQAGPGMSSASRPA; encoded by the coding sequence GTGCGCTATGAGGAACTCGCAGACTTCCCGTGCTCTATCACGCGGCCGCTGGTGATCTTCGGTGATCGCTGGACGTTGCTGATCTTGAAGTACAGCTTTGCCGGGGTGCGGCGGTTCAACGCGTTTCAGGGTGCGCTGGGGATTTCGCGGAGCCGGTTGCGGGATCGTCTGGAACGGTTGGTCGAGCACGAGATTCTGGTGAAACGACCGGCTGATGACGGCGCGTACGAGGAGTATCGCCTCACCGAGAAGGGGCATGCCATCTACCCCGTGCTGATGGCGATCCGCGACTGGGGGGATGCCTACATGGCGCCGGACGGGCCGCCGGTGGAGTACCGGCATCGTGGGTGCGCGGGGGAGGCGCACGCGCGTCTGACGTGCGATGAGTGCGCGGCGGAGATCACCGCGCGCGACGTCGAGCCGCAAGCCGGTCCCGGGATGAGCTCCGCGTCGCGCCCTGCCTGA
- the sigJ gene encoding RNA polymerase sigma factor SigJ, producing MTAPQPLDQAELARRFEEHRPYLRRLAYSTLGSISDAEDVVQDAWLRLQRQFDAGKADEIDNLRAWLTTVIGRLALDQLGSARARREQYVGEWLPEPEVTSWDDPADRISQDERVTTALLVVLESLSPAERTAFVLQDVFGMSGPEVAEVVGRTPAAVRQLASRARKHVENGTPRFPASPAEQEKVVSAFSLAWRSGDLSSLLGILDENVVLTADGGGKVPAIRQPVRGAELIAKMLLGWYTAANGWGRSVLVNGMPGLVVFDGTNVGVFSFVVDAGRVVAINVVRNPDKLRDLPIDGDPDWYLGGGR from the coding sequence ATGACCGCACCGCAGCCTCTCGATCAGGCCGAACTGGCCCGCCGCTTCGAGGAACACCGCCCCTACCTGCGGCGTCTGGCCTACAGCACGCTCGGCAGCATCAGCGACGCCGAGGATGTGGTGCAGGACGCGTGGCTGCGGCTGCAACGGCAGTTCGACGCGGGCAAGGCGGACGAGATCGACAATCTGCGCGCCTGGCTCACCACCGTGATCGGCCGCCTCGCCCTGGATCAGCTCGGGTCCGCGCGTGCCCGCCGCGAGCAGTACGTCGGTGAGTGGCTGCCGGAACCGGAGGTCACGTCCTGGGACGATCCGGCCGACCGTATCTCCCAGGACGAGCGCGTCACCACCGCGCTGCTGGTCGTACTGGAGTCGCTCTCGCCCGCCGAGCGCACCGCCTTCGTGCTGCAAGACGTGTTCGGGATGAGCGGCCCCGAGGTCGCCGAGGTGGTCGGGCGCACGCCCGCCGCGGTGCGGCAGCTCGCTTCCCGTGCCCGCAAGCACGTCGAGAACGGCACCCCACGTTTTCCCGCTTCGCCCGCCGAACAGGAGAAGGTCGTCTCGGCGTTCTCGCTGGCCTGGCGCTCGGGTGATCTGAGTTCGCTGCTCGGCATTCTCGACGAGAACGTGGTCCTCACCGCCGATGGCGGCGGCAAGGTGCCCGCCATCCGTCAGCCGGTGCGCGGTGCGGAGCTCATCGCCAAGATGCTGCTCGGCTGGTACACCGCCGCGAACGGGTGGGGTCGGTCGGTGCTGGTCAACGGCATGCCGGGCCTGGTTGTCTTCGACGGCACCAATGTCGGCGTCTTCTCGTTCGTGGTCGATGCCGGTCGCGTCGTCGCCATCAATGTGGTGCGCAATCCCGACAAGTTGCGTGACCTGCCCATCGACGGCGACCCGGATTGGTACCTCGGCGGCGGCAGGTAG
- a CDS encoding vWA domain-containing protein → MPRLSPLTAALTVVALAVLPASCAAVAQADPGRYAPTMLILDASGSMERPDQGGTMLDSAKRAVRAFVASAPAESSVGLTTYGTGTSNAEADKAAGCRDVQVLRQPTTLDKAALIAAVDGIHARGWTPMGTALRQAADALPDSGPRSIVLVSDGDDTCSPPDPCEVARELKQQGLDLIVHAIGFAVDDKARAQLTCTAQATGGTYSDAADGAALERILPRVSSAALRNYQATGTPITGTDEYRTAPVAKPGQYLDTIGQQQKRLYAVDVPAGATAYFTGIVSFPRARGVSMTEDMNALELRVFGRDGVDCNIRERELETRASDGVALTVAKTFEGATEEPTSGDSAQCKGGGRYYFELNWDLVAKGSPARLPMEILVGIEPGVTDPGPAAVSTPVTFTDPAGTARPMSGGGSFTAAATLPGSGNYTDTLQSGEYVFYRVRLDWGQGLAYRVRFAETGGANSTAASNVETALYSPLGREIDSDTTVYTGRSSAELVLASVPVRYANRDQSDAQVQRQAVAGWHYIAVKLGIPMGADALPPAPIQLDVTVSGAAEPGPTYVGTSAQPEAEQPVAVGGPAAVARPWALYVLIGAGVALVVGIGTAIVVVGRRRD, encoded by the coding sequence ATGCCGAGACTCAGCCCGCTGACCGCCGCACTCACCGTCGTAGCCCTTGCCGTGCTGCCCGCGTCCTGTGCGGCCGTCGCGCAGGCCGACCCCGGCCGGTACGCACCGACCATGCTCATCCTCGACGCCTCCGGCTCTATGGAACGTCCGGATCAGGGCGGCACCATGCTGGATTCGGCGAAGCGGGCCGTGCGCGCGTTCGTCGCCTCGGCGCCCGCCGAGTCCTCGGTCGGACTCACCACCTACGGCACCGGCACCAGCAACGCGGAGGCGGACAAGGCAGCAGGGTGCCGCGACGTCCAGGTTTTGCGGCAGCCGACCACCCTCGACAAGGCCGCCCTCATCGCCGCCGTCGACGGTATCCACGCGCGCGGCTGGACCCCGATGGGCACCGCGCTGCGTCAAGCCGCCGACGCACTGCCCGATTCCGGGCCGCGGTCGATCGTGCTCGTCTCCGACGGTGACGACACCTGTTCGCCGCCGGACCCGTGCGAGGTGGCCAGGGAGCTGAAGCAGCAAGGTCTCGACCTGATCGTGCATGCGATCGGGTTCGCCGTCGACGACAAGGCACGCGCCCAGCTCACGTGCACGGCCCAGGCCACCGGCGGCACCTACAGCGATGCCGCCGATGGCGCCGCGCTGGAACGCATTCTGCCGCGGGTGAGTTCGGCAGCGCTGCGCAACTATCAGGCCACCGGCACGCCCATCACCGGCACCGACGAATACCGGACCGCCCCGGTCGCGAAGCCCGGCCAGTACCTCGACACCATCGGTCAGCAGCAGAAACGCCTGTACGCGGTCGACGTGCCCGCCGGTGCCACCGCCTACTTCACCGGGATCGTCTCGTTCCCGCGGGCCAGGGGCGTGTCCATGACCGAGGACATGAACGCGCTGGAACTGCGCGTCTTCGGCCGCGACGGCGTCGACTGCAATATTCGGGAGCGCGAACTCGAGACCAGGGCCAGCGACGGCGTCGCACTCACCGTCGCCAAGACCTTCGAGGGTGCGACCGAGGAACCCACCAGCGGCGATTCCGCCCAGTGCAAGGGCGGCGGCCGCTACTACTTCGAGCTGAACTGGGATCTGGTGGCCAAGGGCTCGCCCGCGCGGCTGCCGATGGAAATTCTCGTCGGCATCGAACCCGGGGTCACCGATCCCGGACCGGCCGCGGTGAGCACCCCGGTCACCTTCACCGATCCGGCCGGGACCGCTCGACCGATGAGCGGCGGCGGCTCGTTCACGGCCGCCGCCACCCTGCCCGGCAGCGGCAACTACACCGACACCCTCCAGTCGGGTGAGTACGTCTTCTACCGCGTGCGCCTCGACTGGGGACAGGGACTGGCCTACCGCGTGCGGTTCGCCGAGACCGGCGGCGCGAACAGCACCGCGGCGTCGAATGTGGAGACCGCCCTGTATTCGCCGCTCGGTCGCGAAATCGACTCCGACACCACCGTTTACACCGGCAGGTCGAGCGCCGAACTCGTCCTGGCGTCGGTGCCGGTCCGGTATGCCAATCGGGATCAGTCCGATGCACAGGTGCAGCGGCAGGCGGTGGCCGGCTGGCACTACATCGCCGTCAAGCTCGGCATCCCCATGGGCGCGGACGCGCTGCCGCCCGCACCGATACAGCTCGACGTCACCGTATCGGGCGCGGCGGAACCCGGGCCGACCTATGTGGGCACCAGCGCTCAGCCGGAAGCCGAACAGCCTGTCGCCGTGGGCGGTCCGGCGGCCGTCGCCCGGCCGTGGGCCTTGTACGTCCTGATCGGGGCGGGCGTGGCCTTGGTCGTCGGCATCGGTACGGCGATCGTGGTCGTCGGTCGGCGACGCGACTGA
- a CDS encoding Eco57I restriction-modification methylase domain-containing protein: MALQARDAQERKRHGRHYTPPELARFLARRALRYTPRAGVLRVLDPACGDGELLLAVHREIASSAPDMAVQLTGYDLDRRAVAETADRAAALGVEIDGRGGDFLAAAAHLADGSFDLIISNPPYVRTQQLGGETAQLLSKQFGLRGRIDLTHPFVAVAPRLLTAGGVLGLLCANRFLTTRAGSNLRRILTDELTPVELYDLGDTKLFAAAVLPAITVALRATGPPGCRYVSVYEEQGVEPDCVTELFDALAGEAACRVGAGGRVFAVEVGVLATGDAVVRKPVEDVRSPQPVSTVTAPLTASGPVDDGIRSDRHGDTAWRMSRPSVDHWLGRIADRTWRSFGEAARIRVGIKTTADRVFISDRWDQMDPTPEPELLRELITHHDLQPWRVAMARGTKVLYPYDLLQPRRTPIDLAEFPCAAAYLQSHEQALSARRYVLDGGRKWFEIWVPQRPHLWGAPKLVFPDISERPRFALDRSGAVVNGDCYWISLTDLGAGRAADDLAYLLMGVANSALGLRFYDAVCGNRLYSGRRRWITQYVARLPVPDPGCPTAGEVVRRVRALLEDGVPVADSGIDEVVAEAFGVSVDVAETDHR, encoded by the coding sequence ATGGCTTTGCAGGCCCGCGACGCGCAGGAGCGCAAACGGCACGGCAGGCACTACACGCCACCGGAGCTCGCGCGGTTCCTGGCGCGCCGGGCGTTGCGCTACACCCCGCGCGCCGGGGTGCTGCGCGTGCTCGACCCGGCGTGCGGGGACGGCGAGCTGTTACTGGCGGTGCACCGGGAAATCGCGTCGAGCGCACCGGATATGGCGGTCCAGCTGACCGGATATGACCTGGATCGACGAGCTGTCGCCGAAACCGCCGACCGGGCCGCCGCGCTCGGCGTCGAAATAGACGGCCGTGGCGGCGATTTCCTGGCGGCCGCGGCTCATCTGGCCGACGGTTCGTTCGACTTGATCATCAGCAATCCGCCGTATGTCCGGACCCAGCAGCTGGGCGGCGAGACCGCGCAGCTGCTGAGCAAACAGTTCGGGCTGCGCGGGCGGATCGACCTCACCCATCCCTTCGTCGCCGTCGCGCCGCGGCTGCTGACCGCCGGGGGCGTGCTCGGATTGCTCTGTGCCAACCGCTTTCTCACCACGCGGGCCGGATCGAACCTGCGCCGCATTCTCACCGACGAACTGACGCCGGTGGAGCTCTACGACCTCGGTGACACCAAGCTCTTCGCCGCCGCGGTGCTGCCCGCGATCACTGTCGCGCTGCGCGCTACCGGCCCACCCGGGTGCCGCTATGTCTCGGTCTACGAGGAGCAGGGGGTCGAACCCGACTGCGTCACCGAGCTTTTCGACGCACTGGCAGGCGAGGCCGCCTGCCGCGTCGGCGCCGGGGGGCGGGTGTTCGCGGTCGAGGTCGGGGTGCTGGCGACAGGCGACGCGGTGGTCCGAAAGCCGGTGGAAGACGTGCGCTCGCCGCAACCGGTGTCCACGGTGACGGCACCGCTTACGGCGAGCGGTCCGGTCGACGACGGTATCCGCTCAGACCGTCACGGTGACACGGCGTGGCGCATGTCGCGCCCCTCGGTCGATCACTGGCTCGGCCGGATCGCCGATCGCACCTGGCGCTCGTTCGGGGAGGCCGCCCGGATCAGGGTGGGGATCAAGACGACGGCCGATCGGGTGTTCATCTCCGACCGGTGGGATCAGATGGACCCGACGCCGGAGCCGGAACTGCTGCGGGAGTTGATCACCCACCACGATCTGCAACCCTGGCGAGTCGCGATGGCACGCGGCACGAAGGTGCTCTACCCCTACGATCTGTTGCAGCCGCGCCGCACTCCGATCGATCTGGCCGAGTTCCCCTGTGCCGCCGCTTATCTCCAGTCCCATGAGCAAGCTCTGTCGGCCCGGCGTTACGTACTCGACGGTGGCCGGAAGTGGTTCGAGATCTGGGTTCCACAGCGCCCCCATCTGTGGGGCGCGCCGAAACTGGTGTTCCCCGACATCAGTGAACGTCCTCGGTTCGCCCTCGATCGGTCCGGCGCGGTCGTCAACGGTGACTGTTACTGGATCTCGCTCACCGATCTCGGTGCGGGCCGCGCGGCCGACGATCTGGCGTATCTGCTGATGGGCGTGGCGAATTCGGCACTGGGACTGCGGTTCTACGACGCCGTCTGCGGCAACCGGCTGTACTCGGGCCGGCGCCGCTGGATCACCCAGTACGTGGCGCGGCTGCCGGTGCCCGATCCCGGCTGCCCGACGGCGGGTGAGGTCGTGCGAAGGGTGCGGGCACTGCTGGAAGACGGTGTACCGGTGGCTGATTCGGGCATCGACGAAGTGGTGGCCGAGGCGTTCGGGGTCTCAGTGGATGTCGCGGAGACCGACCATCGGTAG
- a CDS encoding TetR/AcrR family transcriptional regulator: MPTVSSILARILEKPVTDGEKLLDSALSAFLDFGIKRTSMGEIARRAGISPATLYRRYESKNELVEAVGVREAQRYVSDIDERVRAVTEPGDQLVEIFVAFVTTIAGNELLRRLLSTEPEIILPRLTTDAGPILAVGRAYLAEKLRELQASAPVPEFDPDLVAEVMARLALSLALTPDGLIPLDDAEAGREFARRTLLPMVGLRDIH; this comes from the coding sequence ATGCCTACCGTTTCGTCGATCCTCGCGCGAATACTCGAAAAGCCCGTCACCGACGGGGAGAAGCTGCTCGACAGTGCGCTGTCGGCGTTTCTGGACTTCGGGATCAAGCGCACGAGCATGGGCGAGATCGCGCGCCGGGCCGGCATCAGCCCGGCCACCCTCTACCGGCGCTACGAATCCAAGAACGAGCTGGTCGAAGCCGTGGGCGTGCGTGAGGCGCAGCGCTACGTGTCCGATATCGACGAGCGAGTTCGCGCGGTCACCGAACCCGGCGACCAGCTCGTCGAGATCTTCGTCGCCTTCGTCACCACCATCGCGGGCAATGAACTGCTGCGCCGGTTGCTCAGCACCGAGCCGGAGATCATCCTGCCCCGGCTCACCACCGACGCCGGGCCGATCCTCGCCGTCGGACGCGCGTATCTGGCCGAAAAGCTGCGCGAGCTCCAGGCCAGCGCGCCGGTGCCCGAATTCGATCCCGATCTGGTCGCCGAGGTCATGGCACGGCTCGCGCTGTCGCTGGCGCTGACCCCCGACGGGCTCATCCCGCTCGACGACGCGGAAGCCGGACGGGAGTTCGCGCGGCGCACGCTGCTACCGATGGTCGGTCTCCGCGACATCCACTGA
- a CDS encoding nitroreductase, which translates to MAQTDHDSSDFATLQRLAGERWSCRQFTAEQVDRATIEQLLTLAQRTPSWCNTQPWQVVVTAGEGTERFRKELLDHIRTAGNTPDFEFPAAYEGVYKDRRRACGFQLYDSVGIVKGDHEKTMRQMVRNFEFFDAPHVAIVTSEADLGIYGAIDCGLWLENFLLGAQALGLGAAPQAALASYAPFIRDYFAIPDTRKVVFGVSFGHPDTSHPINTFRTARAPLEEQVTWHTS; encoded by the coding sequence ATGGCGCAGACCGACCACGACAGCAGCGATTTCGCGACCCTCCAGCGGCTGGCCGGCGAACGCTGGTCCTGCCGCCAGTTCACCGCCGAACAGGTCGACCGCGCGACCATCGAACAGCTGCTGACGCTCGCCCAGCGCACGCCGTCGTGGTGCAACACCCAGCCCTGGCAGGTGGTGGTCACCGCGGGCGAAGGCACCGAACGGTTCCGCAAGGAACTGCTCGACCACATCCGAACGGCGGGCAACACACCGGATTTCGAGTTCCCCGCCGCGTACGAGGGCGTCTACAAGGACCGTCGCCGTGCCTGCGGGTTCCAGCTCTACGACAGTGTCGGCATCGTCAAGGGCGACCACGAGAAGACCATGCGCCAGATGGTGCGCAACTTCGAGTTCTTCGACGCACCGCACGTCGCCATCGTCACCTCCGAAGCCGACCTCGGCATCTACGGCGCCATCGACTGCGGCCTCTGGCTCGAGAACTTCCTCCTGGGCGCCCAAGCCCTCGGCCTCGGTGCCGCACCCCAGGCCGCCCTGGCCTCCTACGCGCCGTTCATCCGCGACTACTTCGCGATTCCCGACACCCGCAAGGTCGTCTTCGGTGTCTCCTTCGGCCACCCCGACACCAGCCACCCCATCAACACGTTCCGTACCGCTCGCGCCCCCCTCGAAGAGCAGGTCACCTGGCACACGTCCTGA
- the ald gene encoding alanine dehydrogenase, giving the protein MTRTGVVVGVPTEVKPQEFRVALTPAGATELVAHGHEVLVQAGAGVGSGFADDDYRGAGARIVAEADQVWGRADLVVKVKEPIAREYSVMRRDQVLFTFLHLAASKECTDAILASGIVAIAYETVRGSDGSLPLLAPMSEVAGKLSAQVGAYHLMAPMGGGGVLLGGVPGVRPADVVVLGGGVAGTNAASIAVGMGARVTVLDTNPARLRALDARFAGRVGTLASHALEIDRAVVAADLVIGSVLVPGAKAPELVSDELVARMRPGSVLVDIAVDQGGCFASTRPTTHANPTFAVANSLFYCVANMPGAVPHTSTVALTNATLPFASMIAGKGWRGACAADPGLAAGLTAVDGKLLSAEVAAAHGYSLGA; this is encoded by the coding sequence ATGACGCGAACGGGCGTAGTCGTCGGGGTGCCGACGGAGGTCAAGCCGCAGGAGTTCCGGGTGGCGCTCACTCCGGCGGGCGCCACCGAACTGGTCGCGCACGGGCACGAGGTGCTCGTGCAGGCCGGTGCGGGGGTCGGGTCCGGTTTCGCCGACGACGACTATCGCGGCGCGGGGGCGCGGATCGTGGCCGAGGCCGATCAGGTCTGGGGGCGGGCGGATCTGGTGGTGAAGGTGAAAGAGCCGATCGCGCGGGAATACTCGGTGATGCGCCGCGATCAGGTGCTGTTCACCTTCTTGCACCTGGCGGCGTCGAAGGAATGCACCGACGCGATCCTGGCGTCGGGAATCGTCGCCATCGCCTACGAAACGGTGCGCGGGTCCGACGGGTCGCTGCCGTTGCTCGCACCGATGAGCGAGGTGGCGGGCAAGCTCAGCGCGCAGGTCGGGGCCTATCACCTGATGGCGCCGATGGGTGGCGGCGGCGTGCTGCTCGGCGGTGTGCCCGGAGTGCGGCCGGCCGATGTGGTGGTGCTCGGCGGCGGTGTGGCGGGGACGAACGCGGCGAGTATCGCGGTCGGGATGGGCGCCAGGGTGACCGTGCTCGATACGAATCCGGCGCGGTTGCGTGCGCTCGACGCCCGCTTCGCCGGGCGGGTCGGCACTCTCGCCTCGCACGCGCTCGAGATCGACCGGGCCGTCGTCGCCGCGGATCTGGTGATCGGATCGGTGCTGGTGCCGGGAGCCAAGGCGCCGGAACTCGTGTCCGACGAACTCGTCGCGCGGATGCGGCCCGGGTCGGTGCTCGTCGACATCGCCGTCGATCAAGGCGGCTGCTTCGCCTCGACCCGGCCGACCACCCACGCGAATCCGACCTTCGCCGTAGCGAATTCCCTGTTCTACTGCGTGGCGAACATGCCGGGCGCGGTGCCGCACACCTCGACGGTGGCACTCACCAACGCCACCCTGCCGTTCGCCTCGATGATCGCCGGCAAGGGCTGGCGCGGAGCGTGCGCCGCCGACCCCGGCCTGGCCGCGGGACTCACGGCTGTCGACGGAAAGCTGCTGTCCGCCGAAGTCGCGGCCGCGCACGGATACTCCCTCGGCGCGTAA
- a CDS encoding cobalamin biosynthesis protein → MRNGTSTAVGLVLGFVLDRVFGDPRRWHPVAGFGTAAAALEARTYADDRRAGVVHEVIAVGSVVGIGALATRRRGAWGAVLLTALATWTALGGRSLVRAGHAMADRLDADDLVGARELLPSLCGRDPSVLDTEGLARAALESVAENTSDAAVAPLLWGAVAGVPGVLGYRAVNTLDAMIGYRNERYERFGWAAARTDDVANVVPARVTGMLTAVLAPLVGGTAGASLRAWRRDAGSHPSPNAGVVEASMAGALGVRLGGRTQYRHGIELRPGLGDGPAPTSVDLRRAVRMSEGVQVGAVVVAGVIAWVRGGR, encoded by the coding sequence GTGCGGAACGGGACATCGACGGCGGTCGGGCTGGTACTGGGATTTGTGCTCGATCGGGTATTCGGCGATCCACGGCGGTGGCATCCGGTAGCCGGATTCGGTACGGCGGCAGCGGCATTGGAGGCCCGGACCTATGCCGACGATCGCCGCGCCGGGGTGGTGCACGAGGTGATCGCGGTCGGCTCGGTGGTGGGGATCGGTGCGCTCGCTACGCGGAGAAGGGGCGCGTGGGGTGCTGTGCTGCTGACCGCGTTGGCCACGTGGACGGCATTGGGCGGTCGCAGTCTCGTTCGTGCCGGACACGCGATGGCCGACCGTCTCGACGCCGATGATCTCGTCGGGGCCCGCGAACTGCTGCCTTCGCTGTGTGGGCGGGACCCGTCGGTGCTCGATACCGAGGGGCTCGCGCGCGCCGCGCTCGAATCCGTCGCCGAGAACACCTCGGATGCGGCGGTGGCGCCGTTGCTGTGGGGTGCGGTCGCGGGGGTGCCGGGGGTGCTCGGGTATCGCGCGGTGAACACTCTCGACGCGATGATCGGTTACCGGAACGAGCGGTACGAACGGTTCGGGTGGGCTGCTGCGCGTACCGACGATGTGGCCAATGTGGTTCCCGCTCGTGTCACGGGGATGCTCACTGCCGTTCTCGCGCCGCTCGTGGGTGGGACGGCGGGGGCGTCGCTGCGGGCTTGGCGGCGGGATGCTGGTTCGCATCCGAGTCCCAACGCGGGGGTTGTCGAGGCGTCGATGGCGGGTGCGCTCGGTGTTCGGCTCGGTGGGCGGACGCAGTATCGGCACGGGATCGAGTTGCGACCGGGTCTTGGTGATGGGCCGGCGCCTACTTCTGTGGATCTGCGGCGGGCGGTGCGGATGTCGGAGGGGGTGCAGGTGGGTGCGGTTGTGGTTGCGGGGGTGATTGCGTGGGTGCGGGGTGGGCGGTAG